A genomic window from Yoonia rosea includes:
- a CDS encoding DUF6280 family protein, whose translation MRDFVDGTAFNNEQGNRARKLFAAVVLAALDDAIADDKKYGNGPEQIARWARSRDGREVLSCAGIDPNERVVSGLMEFVGKGVRTSVALSREESERRNAAEQEARAA comes from the coding sequence ATGAGAGATTTCGTCGACGGTACAGCCTTTAATAACGAACAAGGTAACCGTGCCCGCAAACTCTTTGCTGCCGTGGTACTGGCAGCTCTCGACGATGCTATTGCAGATGACAAGAAATATGGAAATGGTCCAGAGCAGATTGCACGCTGGGCGCGGTCACGTGATGGCCGTGAAGTATTGTCATGTGCGGGGATCGACCCGAACGAGCGGGTTGTAAGCGGTTTGATGGAATTCGTGGGTAAAGGTGTGCGGACATCCGTGGCACTGTCACGCGAAGAAAGCGAACGCCGCAATGCAGCCGAGCAAGAGGCACGTGCTGCCTAG
- a CDS encoding cobalamin biosynthesis protein CobQ has protein sequence MNTPAHLIFGLTAFGKAGRPAITGAAFAGALIPDLSLYVLAGWHLLLLGTSPDIVFGQLYYSAAWQSIFRIDNSFIIWGIALALAGLYRAPVLIALCGAALLHLGFDFLLHNDDARAHFWPVSNWVFQSPVSYWDPQHYGNIAGAVEVALSLLCCGILWRRYRGPWMRGLIALLGLSEFAPFVLFAIMFAGP, from the coding sequence ATGAACACACCAGCGCATCTGATTTTCGGACTAACCGCCTTTGGCAAGGCAGGGCGGCCTGCAATCACAGGGGCGGCTTTTGCTGGCGCCTTGATCCCTGACCTGTCGCTTTACGTGCTGGCGGGTTGGCACCTGCTGCTTTTGGGTACGTCGCCCGATATCGTTTTTGGCCAGCTTTACTATTCGGCCGCGTGGCAAAGCATCTTTCGGATCGACAATTCCTTTATCATCTGGGGGATCGCACTCGCGCTTGCGGGGCTCTACCGCGCACCGGTGTTGATCGCGCTCTGTGGCGCTGCGCTGCTGCATCTCGGGTTTGATTTTTTGCTGCACAACGATGACGCGCGCGCGCATTTCTGGCCCGTGAGCAATTGGGTCTTTCAGAGTCCCGTCAGCTATTGGGATCCACAGCACTACGGCAATATCGCCGGTGCGGTCGAGGTGGCCTTGTCGCTGTTGTGTTGCGGTATTCTTTGGCGACGCTATCGGGGCCCTTGGATGCGCGGGTTGATTGCGTTGCTGGGGCTGAGTGAATTCGCCCCCTTTGTTCTCTTCGCGATCATGTTTGCAGGGCCGTGA
- a CDS encoding cobyric acid synthase, with product MTRAIMIQGAGSNVGKSMLVAGIARACVKRGISVAPFKPQNMSNNAAVTADGGEIGRAQALQALACGLEPMVDMNPVLLKPETDIGAQVIVQGKRFATMKARDYGKQKAKLLPPVLESFQRIGLGRDLVIVEGAGSPAEVNLRAGDIANMGFACAANVPVVLVGDIDRGGVIAQLVGTHAILPPEDLALIKGFAINKFRGDPTLFAAGMDIIAERTDWARLGIVPWFADAWKLPAEDVMDIASRKGGAIKIAVPRLNRIANFDDLDPLTATPDVTVEIIEAGRPLPGDADLVIIPGSKSTIADLAHFRAQGWDIDLRAHVRRGGHVLGICGGYQMLGKEIIDDDGIEGAPARVKGLGLLDVRTVMAPQKRLALSNASYLPSGDKVSGYEIHIGQTDGPDCARAWLSLDGRGEGAASPDGRVMGCYLHGLFAADAFRAAFLADIGKPVTHHDYAQSVTDTLDALADHLETHMDINALLDLAH from the coding sequence ATGACCAGAGCGATCATGATCCAGGGGGCTGGCTCGAACGTGGGCAAATCCATGCTTGTGGCGGGCATTGCGCGGGCCTGTGTCAAACGCGGCATATCTGTCGCCCCATTCAAACCGCAGAATATGTCCAACAACGCAGCCGTCACCGCAGATGGCGGCGAGATCGGGCGCGCGCAGGCGTTGCAGGCCTTGGCCTGCGGGCTGGAACCGATGGTTGATATGAACCCGGTGCTTTTGAAACCCGAAACCGATATCGGCGCGCAGGTGATCGTGCAAGGCAAGCGCTTTGCCACGATGAAAGCACGCGACTATGGCAAGCAAAAAGCGAAACTGCTACCGCCTGTGTTGGAGAGTTTCCAACGGATTGGCTTGGGCCGTGATCTGGTCATTGTCGAGGGCGCGGGCAGCCCCGCCGAAGTGAACCTGCGCGCGGGCGATATCGCCAACATGGGCTTTGCCTGTGCTGCCAATGTGCCTGTCGTGCTGGTAGGCGACATTGATCGAGGCGGCGTGATTGCACAACTCGTCGGCACCCATGCGATCCTGCCACCAGAGGACCTCGCCCTCATCAAAGGTTTTGCCATCAACAAATTCCGCGGTGATCCGACGCTCTTTGCCGCAGGCATGGATATCATCGCCGAACGCACGGACTGGGCCCGGCTGGGGATCGTACCTTGGTTCGCAGATGCGTGGAAACTGCCTGCCGAAGACGTGATGGACATTGCCAGCCGCAAGGGCGGTGCGATCAAAATTGCCGTACCCCGCCTGAACCGTATCGCGAATTTTGATGACCTTGACCCGCTGACCGCGACGCCTGATGTGACCGTCGAGATCATCGAGGCAGGCCGCCCGCTTCCCGGTGATGCAGATCTTGTCATCATTCCTGGGTCCAAATCCACGATTGCCGATCTCGCGCATTTCCGCGCGCAAGGGTGGGACATTGACCTGCGGGCGCATGTGCGGCGCGGCGGCCATGTCTTGGGCATCTGTGGCGGCTATCAGATGCTGGGCAAAGAGATCATCGACGACGACGGGATCGAAGGTGCGCCTGCGCGGGTCAAAGGACTGGGCCTTTTAGATGTCCGCACAGTCATGGCCCCGCAAAAGCGGCTGGCACTGTCAAACGCGTCCTATCTGCCCAGTGGGGACAAGGTGAGCGGCTATGAGATCCACATCGGCCAGACGGACGGCCCTGACTGCGCACGCGCATGGCTGTCACTGGATGGGCGCGGTGAAGGGGCGGCATCCCCTGACGGGCGGGTGATGGGCTGCTATCTGCACGGGTTGTTCGCGGCTGATGCATTCCGCGCGGCATTCCTGGCCGATATCGGGAAACCCGTCACGCATCATGATTATGCGCAAAGCGTGACCGACACGCTTGATGCGCTGGCCGACCATCTTGAAACCCACATGGATATCAACGCGCTACTCGACTTGGCGCATTAG
- a CDS encoding TolC family outer membrane protein, which produces MMRRKGLAVVAIALTFIGAPALKADTLADALAAAYNNSGLLEQNRALLRAADEGVAQSVAATLPVINWSVSATRRRVEVPVVTTTDSVLAQISGDVTLFDFGVGRFGVEAQKEVVLGTRQSLRGVEQDVLLRAVQAYMNVLSAGEFVQLRQNNVRLITQEFRAAQDRFEVGEVTRTDVALAEARLAAARSLLAAAQGDLARAAEEYQAAIGRTPAGVRSVSPAPVSRTLDDAKAFAVRNHPSVLEAQHSVAAAEINIRRAEAATRPSVSLSGSVGSDEESNTSAQVGLSIGGPIYRGGQILSQFRQVQANRDAARSGLHLRVMAVEQEVGNAFASLQVAQASRQASEQQIRAASVAFEGVREEATLGSRTTLDVLNAEQELLDARANRIAAQSNEVIASYALLSAMGLLTADHLNLPVQQYDPSAYYNLVKDAPSALSSQGAALDRVLQAIGKE; this is translated from the coding sequence ATGATGAGACGTAAGGGACTAGCCGTTGTCGCAATTGCACTGACATTTATCGGCGCACCCGCATTGAAGGCTGATACTCTGGCTGACGCCTTGGCTGCGGCATATAACAACTCGGGCCTGCTTGAACAAAACCGCGCGTTGCTTCGTGCTGCGGACGAAGGTGTCGCGCAATCTGTTGCGGCAACTTTGCCAGTCATCAACTGGTCGGTTTCGGCGACCAGAAGGCGCGTTGAAGTGCCGGTGGTGACGACAACCGACTCAGTTCTGGCGCAGATTTCAGGTGATGTGACACTGTTCGACTTTGGTGTCGGACGGTTTGGGGTCGAGGCCCAGAAAGAAGTGGTGCTCGGAACACGGCAGTCACTGCGCGGCGTTGAGCAGGATGTGCTGCTGCGTGCAGTGCAGGCCTATATGAATGTCCTGAGTGCAGGCGAATTTGTCCAGTTGCGCCAGAATAACGTGCGCCTGATCACGCAGGAATTCCGCGCCGCGCAGGACCGGTTCGAGGTTGGCGAAGTGACACGGACAGATGTCGCCCTTGCCGAGGCACGTCTTGCCGCCGCACGCAGCCTGTTGGCAGCAGCGCAGGGTGATCTGGCGCGTGCCGCCGAAGAATATCAGGCGGCGATCGGACGGACGCCCGCCGGTGTGCGGTCGGTCAGCCCGGCGCCGGTGTCGCGTACGCTTGACGATGCCAAGGCCTTTGCCGTGCGCAACCACCCCAGCGTGCTTGAAGCACAGCATTCCGTTGCTGCGGCAGAGATTAACATCCGTCGCGCCGAAGCTGCCACGCGGCCTTCGGTTTCTTTGAGTGGTTCAGTCGGCTCTGACGAGGAATCGAACACCTCGGCCCAAGTGGGCCTGAGCATTGGTGGCCCGATCTATCGCGGCGGCCAGATTCTGAGCCAGTTCCGCCAAGTGCAGGCCAACCGTGATGCTGCACGTTCCGGTCTGCACCTGCGTGTCATGGCTGTCGAACAAGAGGTGGGCAATGCTTTTGCTTCGCTGCAGGTCGCGCAGGCATCACGTCAGGCATCTGAACAGCAGATCCGCGCGGCCAGCGTCGCGTTTGAGGGTGTACGCGAGGAAGCGACCCTTGGATCGCGGACCACATTGGATGTGTTGAACGCGGAGCAGGAACTGCTTGATGCGCGGGCGAACCGGATCGCGGCCCAGTCAAACGAAGTGATTGCCTCTTATGCGCTTTTGTCCGCAATGGGGCTTTTGACAGCTGATCATCTGAACCTGCCGGTGCAGCAATATGATCCTTCGGCCTATTATAACCTGGTCAAAGATGCGCCATCGGCCCTGTCTTCACAGGGTGCCGCTCTGGACCGTGTTTTGCAGGCGATTGGAAAAGAATAA
- a CDS encoding protein-L-isoaspartate O-methyltransferase family protein: MMVDTQVRPSDVTKFPIIDAMLSVPREAFVPDGKREAAYVGENLEIGGGRVLLEPRTLAKMIDALDIQPSHVILDIACGLGYSTAVLSHMCDFVVAIEDDEARAEEAQSLLSGQGVDNAAVMFGALADGAAKSGPYDVIILQGGAEQVPAALLEQLREGGRIAAVFAEGTLGVVRIGHKIDGNVNWRFAFNASAPVLTGFEKDRAFAL, encoded by the coding sequence GTAACGAAGTTCCCAATTATTGATGCAATGCTGTCTGTTCCGCGCGAAGCCTTTGTACCGGATGGCAAGCGCGAAGCGGCCTATGTCGGTGAGAACCTTGAAATTGGTGGTGGCCGTGTGCTGCTTGAACCGCGCACTTTGGCGAAAATGATTGATGCGCTGGATATCCAGCCAAGCCACGTCATACTCGATATCGCATGTGGTCTCGGATATTCGACGGCTGTCCTGTCGCATATGTGCGACTTTGTCGTGGCGATCGAGGATGACGAGGCGCGCGCCGAAGAGGCGCAGTCGCTTCTGTCGGGGCAGGGCGTTGACAATGCGGCGGTGATGTTTGGCGCATTGGCTGACGGTGCCGCCAAATCCGGACCCTATGACGTCATTATTCTGCAAGGTGGTGCAGAGCAGGTGCCTGCCGCGTTGTTGGAGCAGCTGCGCGAAGGTGGCCGGATTGCCGCTGTCTTTGCGGAAGGGACGCTCGGCGTCGTGCGCATCGGTCATAAGATCGATGGCAACGTGAACTGGCGCTTTGCGTTCAATGCCAGCGCGCCGGTGTTGACGGGTTTTGAGAAAGACCGCGCTTTTGCACTCTGA